Proteins from one Pantoea cypripedii genomic window:
- a CDS encoding ketopantoate reductase family protein, producing MARIAIYGAGAVGSVMAAKLARAGHQVSVIARGAHLEAMRRNGLEYIADNTSDNVRVTASEYAKDFGVQDVVICTLKSHAIAGAAQAMSLLLGPDTPVIFAQNGLPWWYFKGQNAPGLDTHGVIARHIGVRRTLGCIIHCPSQVIAPGVVKQEGNSARYYLGEPEGGFSERLLRLEQSLAPALPVIAVADIRYEVWRKLRINVASSLLTTLTMSLPADVMKSATLRQLFRQLLMETGMIAAAHNVTLPEDVSDIIQSFSHSRHAPSMLQDLLTGRTPEVEGQLIAVQQLARVTEVATPMLDILLALLLQRLESF from the coding sequence ATGGCACGCATCGCGATTTACGGGGCCGGGGCTGTGGGCAGTGTGATGGCAGCAAAGCTGGCACGGGCAGGGCATCAGGTGAGCGTCATTGCCAGAGGTGCTCACCTGGAAGCGATGCGACGTAATGGACTGGAATATATCGCGGACAATACAAGCGATAACGTCAGGGTGACGGCCAGCGAATATGCGAAGGACTTCGGTGTGCAGGATGTCGTTATCTGTACGTTAAAATCTCATGCTATTGCCGGGGCAGCTCAGGCGATGAGTTTGTTGCTGGGGCCAGATACGCCGGTGATATTCGCGCAAAATGGATTGCCGTGGTGGTATTTCAAGGGGCAGAACGCCCCGGGTCTGGATACGCATGGCGTGATCGCCCGCCATATTGGTGTCAGGCGCACTTTGGGTTGCATCATTCATTGCCCGAGTCAGGTGATTGCTCCTGGTGTGGTGAAACAGGAAGGGAATTCAGCGCGTTATTATCTCGGTGAACCTGAAGGCGGGTTCAGTGAACGCCTGCTGAGGCTGGAACAAAGCCTGGCACCGGCATTGCCGGTTATTGCTGTTGCGGATATCCGTTACGAGGTGTGGCGTAAACTGCGCATAAATGTCGCCAGTTCATTGCTCACTACGCTGACTATGTCGCTTCCTGCCGATGTGATGAAAAGCGCGACGCTGCGTCAGCTGTTCCGGCAACTCCTGATGGAAACAGGGATGATAGCTGCGGCCCATAACGTAACGTTGCCAGAGGACGTGAGTGACATTATCCAGAGCTTTTCTCACAGCAGGCACGCGCCATCGATGCTACAGGATCTGCTGACAGGGAGGACGCCAGAGGTGGAAGGGCAACTTATAGCTGTCCAGCAGCTGGCGCGAGTGACAGAGGTGGCAACACCGATGCTGGATATATTACTGGCATTGCTTCTGCAGCGACTGGAATCTTTCTGA
- a CDS encoding amino acid ABC transporter ATP-binding protein, which translates to MFLMKAVSAALAADFSHLQKASVTFRRAGKRYGDRQVLSGVDLHIESGEVVAIIGPSGSGKSTLIRLINQLENLSEGEIFVDNRPTAGLSGAGLRQLRSRIGFVFQQFNLYAHLTALHNISVPLHVVHGWKKAAAQQRAHELLAHVGLADKASHLPSQLSGGQQQRVAIARALASSPQIILFDEPTSALDPEMIGEVLQVMKSLAQSGITMIVVTHEMQFAREIADRVVFIDGGEILEVASPAHFFRQPTHPRAQRFLKKVLDPLHQDFFS; encoded by the coding sequence ATGTTCCTTATGAAAGCTGTATCCGCGGCCCTGGCTGCGGATTTTTCACATCTGCAGAAAGCCAGTGTCACCTTTCGCCGTGCCGGTAAACGTTACGGCGACCGCCAGGTACTGAGTGGTGTGGATTTGCATATTGAGTCGGGCGAAGTGGTGGCGATCATCGGGCCTTCCGGCTCGGGTAAATCGACGCTGATTCGTCTGATTAACCAACTGGAAAATCTTAGCGAGGGTGAAATTTTTGTCGATAACCGTCCCACGGCAGGCTTGTCGGGCGCAGGTTTACGCCAGTTACGCAGTCGAATCGGCTTCGTCTTCCAGCAATTTAATTTGTACGCGCATCTGACTGCATTACACAACATCAGCGTGCCACTCCACGTGGTGCATGGCTGGAAAAAAGCGGCGGCACAACAGCGGGCCCACGAGTTGCTGGCCCATGTCGGACTGGCCGATAAAGCATCGCATCTTCCGTCCCAGTTATCGGGTGGTCAGCAACAGCGTGTGGCGATTGCCCGTGCACTGGCATCGTCACCGCAAATCATTCTGTTTGATGAGCCAACATCCGCGTTGGACCCGGAGATGATTGGCGAAGTGTTGCAGGTCATGAAATCACTGGCACAGAGTGGCATTACCATGATTGTGGTGACGCACGAGATGCAATTTGCACGCGAGATTGCTGATCGGGTGGTGTTTATTGATGGCGGGGAGATCCTCGAAGTGGCATCCCCGGCGCATTTTTTCCGCCAGCCGACCCATCCGCGGGCCCAGCGCTTTTTGAAAAAAGTGTTAGATCCCCTGCATCAGGATTTTTTCTCATGA
- a CDS encoding ABC transporter substrate-binding protein, with translation MRNQKATHKKKILTTVFLTTLLVSAAASADQLADIKAAGEIKVATFDANPPFGSIDAKSHELVGYDVDFAKALANSLGVKLKLVATNPANRIPLLQSGKADLIVADITITPERAQVIDFSIPYFVTGQQFLVPAKSPDQLDKYSHARIGAVKGTTGEQALHQRYPQARVLAYDDIPLALTALRNGNVQAITQDSTILAGLLAAAPDKANFKVLPTLLSKEEIGVGVKKDQPALLKAVNDELLALEKNGQAAQIYNTWFGPGTPAPSPRNFRIEAK, from the coding sequence ATGAGAAACCAAAAAGCAACACATAAGAAAAAAATATTAACAACTGTGTTCCTGACCACGCTGTTAGTTTCCGCTGCCGCCAGTGCCGATCAGTTAGCGGATATCAAAGCTGCCGGAGAAATCAAGGTCGCAACCTTCGATGCAAACCCACCGTTCGGTTCCATTGACGCCAAAAGTCATGAACTGGTGGGCTACGATGTGGACTTCGCTAAAGCTCTCGCCAACTCGCTGGGCGTGAAACTGAAACTGGTCGCCACCAATCCGGCAAACCGCATCCCGCTGTTGCAATCTGGCAAGGCTGATTTGATTGTCGCCGATATCACCATTACCCCGGAACGCGCCCAGGTTATCGATTTCTCCATCCCCTATTTTGTGACCGGCCAGCAGTTCCTTGTTCCGGCAAAATCACCTGACCAACTGGATAAATACAGCCACGCGAGAATTGGTGCGGTGAAGGGCACGACTGGTGAACAGGCGTTGCATCAACGTTATCCGCAGGCCAGAGTCCTTGCCTATGACGATATTCCGCTGGCGCTGACGGCGTTACGCAACGGTAATGTTCAGGCGATTACTCAGGACAGCACCATTCTCGCCGGGCTGCTGGCGGCGGCACCGGACAAGGCCAATTTCAAAGTACTGCCGACTCTGCTGAGTAAAGAAGAAATCGGCGTGGGTGTGAAGAAAGACCAGCCCGCATTGTTGAAAGCCGTCAATGATGAGTTGCTGGCGCTGGAGAAAAATGGTCAGGCAGCGCAGATCTATAACACCTGGTTTGGTCCGGGTACGCCAGCACCTTCACCCCGTAACTTCAGGATTGAAGCGAAGTAA
- a CDS encoding class II aldolase/adducin family protein, which produces MSDLALEPVSRNSVSDAEWQARIDLAAAHHFSHRNGFSQGIYNHLTLAVPDEQAFLLLPFGLHWTEATASVFLKVGYDGQLLAGGGQIQRSAYCIHAPIHAFSPKHAAVFHTHMPYASAIARLADQRLLITGQAEALLSDDIAYDNDYQALARDPLEGERLADLLQLKSILFMANHGVVVTGEDAAEAWDRLYALEYACQVQLYARWTGEPLRELTPALREKVRHQITRTPLHDAATSRYLPGHALHFNALKRLLDRDGVTYRD; this is translated from the coding sequence ATGTCTGACTTAGCGCTTGAACCCGTATCCCGCAACAGTGTAAGCGATGCTGAATGGCAGGCGCGTATTGACCTTGCCGCCGCACACCATTTTTCGCATCGCAATGGATTTAGCCAGGGGATCTATAACCATCTGACGCTCGCCGTCCCTGATGAACAGGCTTTTTTGCTGCTGCCGTTTGGCCTGCACTGGACTGAGGCCACCGCCAGCGTGTTTCTCAAAGTGGGGTATGACGGCCAGTTGCTGGCCGGAGGTGGGCAGATCCAACGTTCGGCTTACTGTATCCATGCGCCGATTCATGCTTTTTCGCCAAAGCATGCTGCGGTATTTCACACCCACATGCCCTACGCCAGTGCTATCGCACGCCTGGCGGATCAGCGGCTATTAATTACCGGTCAGGCTGAGGCTCTGCTCAGTGACGATATCGCCTATGACAATGACTACCAGGCGCTGGCGCGCGATCCGTTGGAAGGTGAACGGCTGGCGGATTTACTGCAACTGAAATCGATTTTGTTTATGGCTAATCACGGCGTGGTTGTGACCGGTGAAGATGCTGCTGAGGCGTGGGACCGGCTGTATGCCCTCGAATATGCCTGCCAGGTTCAGCTTTACGCCCGCTGGACCGGAGAGCCATTGCGCGAGCTGACACCCGCACTGCGCGAAAAGGTGCGCCATCAGATTACGCGCACGCCGTTGCATGATGCCGCTACCAGCCGCTATTTGCCGGGCCATGCCCTGCATTTCAACGCCCTTAAACGTCTGCTTGATCGTGACGGCGTCACGTATCGCGACTAA
- a CDS encoding LLM class flavin-dependent oxidoreductase, with protein sequence MSSSRPAQMHLGAFLQDAGHHIAAWRHPEAPVGAGMNFDHFHHLARRAEAAKFDMVFLGDQMTFQYEEDETLGRTSRTVNFEPLTLLSALATATQRIGLIATASTSYNEPYNVARKFSSLDHISKGRAGWNIVTSWTGGEARNFNRAEVMDHGLRYRRAQEFVEVVKGLWDTWDADALLDDRQQGKFFDPQRLHILDHQGEFFQVRGPLTIARAPQGWPVLVQAGSSADGQSLAARHAEVIFTAQRNLADAQHFYRTVKDQLEQWGRQPDSLKIMPGIFPVVGDNAAHAREKFERLQALVSPEIGWPVLARHLGGFDLSGYSPDDPVPELPLTQGNQSRQALLLKFAREENLTIRQLYWHVTGTRGHWAVFGSAEEIADVLEEWFTAGAADGFNIMAPWLPGGLEEFIDQVVPVLQRRGLFRTDYQGTTLRDHLGLANPEREVQG encoded by the coding sequence ATGAGCAGCTCACGCCCTGCCCAGATGCATCTGGGCGCTTTTTTGCAGGATGCAGGTCATCATATTGCCGCGTGGCGTCACCCTGAGGCACCGGTGGGTGCCGGAATGAACTTTGATCATTTCCATCATCTGGCACGCCGCGCAGAAGCCGCGAAGTTTGACATGGTGTTTCTCGGTGACCAGATGACGTTTCAGTATGAAGAAGATGAGACGCTGGGCAGAACCTCGCGCACCGTTAACTTTGAACCCCTGACGTTACTGTCCGCACTGGCTACCGCGACACAACGCATTGGCTTGATCGCCACCGCGTCCACCAGCTACAACGAACCGTATAACGTGGCACGTAAGTTTTCCTCACTGGATCACATCAGTAAAGGTCGCGCAGGCTGGAATATCGTCACCAGCTGGACGGGGGGTGAAGCGCGTAATTTCAACCGGGCAGAAGTGATGGATCATGGCCTGCGTTATCGTCGCGCCCAGGAGTTTGTCGAGGTCGTGAAAGGCCTGTGGGACACCTGGGACGCCGATGCCTTACTGGACGATCGTCAGCAGGGAAAATTCTTTGACCCACAGCGTTTGCATATTCTCGATCATCAGGGCGAATTCTTCCAGGTTCGAGGTCCACTGACTATCGCCCGTGCTCCGCAGGGCTGGCCCGTGCTGGTGCAGGCTGGCTCGTCGGCAGATGGGCAATCCCTTGCCGCCCGTCATGCTGAGGTGATTTTCACTGCCCAGCGCAATCTGGCAGATGCACAGCATTTCTATCGCACTGTCAAAGATCAGCTGGAACAATGGGGACGCCAGCCCGATAGCCTGAAAATTATGCCCGGTATTTTTCCCGTGGTTGGGGATAACGCAGCCCATGCCCGGGAAAAGTTCGAACGTTTGCAGGCACTGGTCAGCCCGGAAATCGGTTGGCCAGTGCTGGCGCGCCATCTGGGCGGTTTTGATCTCTCGGGTTATTCCCCGGATGACCCGGTCCCTGAACTGCCGTTAACCCAGGGCAATCAGAGCCGCCAGGCTCTGCTGCTGAAATTTGCCCGTGAAGAGAATCTGACCATTCGCCAGCTTTACTGGCACGTCACCGGGACACGCGGTCACTGGGCCGTGTTTGGCAGCGCCGAAGAGATTGCCGATGTGCTGGAAGAGTGGTTCACTGCCGGGGCGGCAGATGGCTTCAATATTATGGCCCCGTGGCTGCCGGGGGGGCTGGAAGAGTTTATTGACCAGGTCGTGCCAGTGTTGCAACGGCGCGGGTTGTTTCGCACTGACTATCAAGGCACCACGCTGCGTGACCATCTTGGCCTGGCGAATCCCGAACGTGAGGTGCAAGGATGA
- a CDS encoding damage-inducible protein J yields MSSTIHFRIDEETKRLAMLAAERQQMSLTELMRQRAEELAAEELRFQNSDHEHWLEQQIAHAFNRHDSGEGEYLNNDEVTKRMDDLRQRAAQGKL; encoded by the coding sequence ATGAGCAGCACTATTCATTTTCGGATAGATGAAGAAACGAAACGTTTGGCCATGCTTGCTGCGGAGCGCCAACAAATGAGCCTTACTGAACTCATGCGTCAGCGGGCAGAAGAACTGGCAGCAGAAGAACTCCGTTTTCAAAACAGCGATCATGAGCACTGGCTGGAGCAACAGATAGCTCACGCGTTCAATCGCCATGACTCCGGTGAAGGCGAATACCTTAACAATGATGAAGTGACAAAACGCATGGATGATCTACGACAGCGGGCTGCTCAGGGGAAATTGTGA
- a CDS encoding type II toxin-antitoxin system RelE/ParE family toxin: MTTNIVWERRALTDREDIFLYLNKEAGALVAIAADDRLATMVDILKENPMAGVQVGRTLKHRKLVIPHFPFIVVYVADGNKVSILRVLHTSRKIAGQYSRS, from the coding sequence GTGACCACGAATATAGTCTGGGAAAGACGGGCGCTGACTGACAGAGAAGACATTTTTCTCTACCTAAACAAAGAAGCTGGCGCTTTGGTCGCCATTGCTGCTGATGACAGGCTCGCAACGATGGTGGATATACTTAAGGAAAACCCTATGGCGGGAGTGCAGGTCGGGCGAACTCTAAAACATAGAAAGCTTGTAATACCACATTTTCCCTTCATCGTTGTATATGTGGCTGACGGGAACAAAGTGAGCATTCTACGGGTCCTTCATACATCCCGAAAAATAGCCGGGCAATACAGCCGTAGTTGA
- a CDS encoding amino acid ABC transporter permease: MNGGLQVILDNLGYLLWGNLANGEPGGVLLTLLMAIGAALLAFPGGMALACLAWRFRGAIRSMLFLWAELIRGIPLIFVIFWLWYLLPALTGSDMPGALTVTLALAWFTAASVMHSTLAGLQALPSGQHQAAQSQGFSDRQLLWHILLPQTLRNIKPSLAGIGINLIKDTSLAFILNVPELTTLAGQVNNRVQVYPAALFVFTGLVYYLLCTGLAHLVQRRRV, encoded by the coding sequence ATGAATGGCGGCTTACAGGTTATCCTCGATAACCTGGGGTATTTACTGTGGGGGAACCTCGCCAACGGTGAACCCGGCGGGGTACTACTGACCTTGCTGATGGCTATCGGTGCCGCGCTGCTGGCATTCCCGGGCGGTATGGCGCTGGCGTGCCTCGCATGGCGATTCCGTGGGGCGATACGCTCAATGTTGTTTCTGTGGGCTGAGCTTATTCGCGGCATCCCGCTGATCTTTGTGATCTTCTGGCTTTGGTATTTGCTGCCCGCGCTGACCGGTAGCGATATGCCGGGCGCACTGACCGTGACCCTGGCGCTGGCCTGGTTCACGGCTGCCTCGGTGATGCATAGCACGTTAGCTGGATTGCAGGCGTTACCTTCGGGTCAACACCAGGCGGCGCAGAGCCAGGGATTCTCAGACAGGCAACTGTTGTGGCATATCCTGTTACCGCAGACGCTGCGCAATATCAAACCCTCTCTGGCAGGCATCGGCATTAACCTGATTAAAGATACTTCGCTGGCCTTTATCCTCAACGTGCCTGAACTGACGACACTGGCAGGTCAGGTCAACAATCGGGTGCAGGTTTATCCTGCAGCGTTGTTTGTGTTTACCGGGCTGGTTTACTACCTGTTATGTACCGGGCTGGCGCATCTGGTACAACGGCGCAGAGTCTGA
- a CDS encoding acyl-CoA dehydrogenase family protein → MTTINEHNGHFDFAVVTRDTSASTVVAAAKSLTPALAAGASERDLQRILPHEEMEWVRKAGITAARVPQKWQGPELAWRDLARVMIALAEGDPNIAQALIPHFTSVERLRLNGDEQQQNRYFHGLRHGDIISGATGELGGKFVTDMTTRLIATDQGLRLRGKKFYSTGGLMADRLRVTAKDDDGNTVSALIPRQREGIVQHDDWDGMGQRLTASGTTEFNDVLVSPDEVMFYSSALNKRRNYQPAATQMLHSTIEVGITFAVLQDAIAWAHRGARPRPDSGVERSTDDWYVQHIIGNIAAHAHAAEAILLRAAGKVDEATRAWYAQVEGPALEAALIEASIATAEAKIICNSAALRAGELIYDVGGSSATLRNNNFDRHWRNARTHTTHDPINHRYRVVGRFYLDQTPPPITMYD, encoded by the coding sequence ATGACGACCATTAACGAACACAACGGCCATTTTGATTTTGCCGTGGTGACACGCGACACTTCAGCCAGCACGGTGGTGGCTGCCGCAAAGTCTCTGACTCCCGCGCTGGCTGCCGGAGCATCGGAACGTGATTTACAGCGTATTTTGCCGCATGAGGAGATGGAATGGGTGCGTAAAGCGGGCATTACCGCTGCACGTGTGCCACAGAAATGGCAAGGGCCGGAGCTGGCGTGGCGCGATCTTGCCAGAGTGATGATCGCCCTGGCAGAAGGTGATCCTAATATCGCCCAGGCACTGATCCCCCACTTCACCTCGGTAGAACGCCTGCGCCTGAATGGAGATGAGCAACAACAAAATCGCTATTTTCATGGCTTGCGTCACGGCGACATCATCAGCGGTGCCACGGGTGAGTTAGGCGGCAAGTTTGTCACCGACATGACCACCCGGCTGATAGCCACAGACCAGGGGCTGCGGCTGCGTGGCAAAAAATTTTACAGTACCGGCGGCCTGATGGCTGATCGCCTGCGCGTCACGGCCAAAGATGACGATGGTAATACCGTCTCAGCGCTCATCCCGCGTCAGCGTGAGGGGATTGTTCAGCATGACGACTGGGACGGTATGGGGCAACGCCTCACCGCCAGTGGAACCACCGAGTTTAACGATGTGCTGGTCAGCCCGGATGAAGTGATGTTCTACAGCAGCGCGTTAAACAAGCGGCGTAATTACCAGCCAGCCGCCACCCAAATGCTGCATTCCACCATTGAGGTCGGCATCACCTTTGCGGTATTGCAGGATGCGATTGCCTGGGCGCATCGAGGTGCCCGCCCACGTCCAGACTCGGGTGTGGAGCGCTCCACCGATGACTGGTATGTGCAACATATCATCGGCAACATCGCCGCTCATGCGCACGCAGCGGAAGCCATTCTGTTGCGTGCAGCGGGGAAAGTCGATGAGGCCACCCGTGCCTGGTATGCCCAGGTGGAAGGTCCGGCACTGGAAGCGGCATTGATTGAGGCCTCAATTGCCACAGCAGAAGCCAAAATCATCTGTAACAGCGCTGCGCTGCGCGCGGGAGAGCTGATTTACGATGTCGGTGGTTCCTCCGCCACACTTCGCAATAACAACTTTGATCGTCACTGGCGTAATGCACGCACCCATACGACACACGACCCAATCAACCATCGTTATCGGGTGGTAGGCCGCTTTTATCTCGACCAGACTCCTCCTCCCATCACCATGTATGACTAA
- a CDS encoding amino acid ABC transporter permease, translating to MKLHFDWQGVLSGQPLQWILNGYVTTLWVSVIGALLATALAVLLLFLRLSGHALAVRGVALWVSLFRNTPILVQFLFWYFSAWNLLPRLWRDWINADHPGALLAGDVSWLTPEFLCSAWGLGAFISAFLVEEISAGLSAVPDGQREAAVSQGFSAAMALRCILLPQGLVNAWQPITGQYLNLMKLSSLASGIGFAELTYQVRQVDSYNAHALEAFAVGTVLYLVTGVLLGFALGWLGPGRRLMGDER from the coding sequence ATGAAGCTGCATTTCGACTGGCAAGGGGTACTCAGCGGGCAGCCATTACAGTGGATCCTGAATGGTTATGTGACCACCTTGTGGGTCAGTGTCATCGGCGCATTACTGGCAACGGCACTGGCCGTGCTGTTGCTGTTTCTGCGTCTCAGCGGTCATGCGCTGGCGGTACGTGGCGTGGCGTTGTGGGTTTCCCTGTTCCGCAATACCCCGATTCTGGTCCAGTTCCTGTTCTGGTATTTTTCCGCCTGGAATCTGTTGCCGCGCTTGTGGCGCGACTGGATCAATGCCGACCATCCCGGCGCCTTGTTAGCGGGTGACGTCAGTTGGCTGACGCCTGAGTTTCTGTGCTCAGCGTGGGGGTTAGGTGCCTTCATCTCCGCCTTTCTGGTCGAGGAGATCAGTGCCGGTTTAAGTGCCGTACCGGACGGACAGCGCGAAGCGGCGGTCAGTCAGGGATTTTCAGCAGCAATGGCGCTGCGCTGCATATTGTTGCCGCAGGGGTTGGTGAATGCCTGGCAGCCGATAACCGGTCAATACCTGAATTTGATGAAACTCTCGTCGCTCGCCAGCGGGATCGGTTTTGCTGAACTGACCTATCAGGTACGTCAGGTTGACAGTTATAACGCACATGCGCTTGAAGCCTTCGCGGTGGGAACGGTGTTGTATCTGGTCACCGGTGTGCTGCTGGGGTTTGCCCTCGGATGGCTGGGACCTGGACGTCGTCTTATGGGAGATGAACGATGA
- a CDS encoding ABC transporter substrate-binding protein, whose amino-acid sequence MSRLYKLVIASLLLLGATTGTTSAADSAPTPVRGGTLIVAIDPEPSTLTATFNNQYANRTISANIFDGLLTYDDNYQPHPNLAESWTVSPDGKSITFKLRHDVKWHDGQPFTSKDVRYSALEVWKKVHSRGRSTFATLTDVETPDDWTAIFRLSAPSQVILNAFDGAESQVLPAHIFAGKDIRTNPASAAPIGTGPFKFSKWVRGQYVELVRNPDYWDKGKPYLDRIIYRFIPDASARSAALESGEVQYVPFAGIPFADISRLKQNPQLAFDSRGYSYAAQTYFLAFNLRNKYLAQQKVRQAFAHAIDRQRLIDTVWYGQSKPEYSVIPSSLTRYFTNDIPHYDYDIAKGNQLLDEAGFKKGADGSRFTLRLYSDPASSQALLVGEFLRQSLSKLGITLKYIPLDNATFTRRIYTDYDFDVVFQGWGIMLDPQMGLTRVYDSSAQQAGVPYANAFAYSNPQMDDIIHRYQREVDPQKRIEEFHEFQRLAMTDLPLIPIMQAPFFTAYNRKLHGIDFSPAGAHSGFRNAWLAP is encoded by the coding sequence ATGTCGCGGTTGTATAAATTAGTCATTGCCTCGCTGCTTCTGCTGGGGGCCACCACGGGCACAACATCGGCTGCGGACAGTGCTCCCACACCGGTCAGGGGTGGCACATTGATTGTCGCCATCGATCCTGAACCCAGTACTTTAACCGCCACCTTTAATAACCAATATGCCAACCGTACCATCTCCGCCAATATTTTTGATGGTCTGCTGACCTATGATGATAATTATCAACCCCACCCTAACCTGGCTGAATCATGGACAGTGTCACCGGATGGCAAATCGATCACATTTAAATTACGTCACGATGTAAAATGGCATGACGGTCAACCATTTACCTCGAAAGATGTGCGTTATTCTGCGCTGGAGGTGTGGAAGAAAGTGCATTCGCGTGGTCGTTCCACCTTTGCCACCCTCACTGATGTTGAAACCCCGGATGACTGGACAGCAATATTCCGTCTCAGCGCACCTTCACAGGTCATTCTGAATGCATTTGACGGTGCGGAATCACAGGTCTTACCGGCACATATTTTTGCGGGTAAGGATATCCGTACCAACCCCGCCAGCGCAGCCCCCATCGGCACTGGCCCGTTTAAATTCAGTAAGTGGGTGCGCGGCCAATATGTGGAACTGGTGCGTAACCCGGATTACTGGGACAAAGGGAAACCCTATCTCGATCGTATTATCTATCGTTTTATCCCCGATGCTTCGGCACGCAGCGCGGCTCTGGAATCTGGCGAAGTGCAGTACGTTCCTTTTGCCGGTATCCCGTTTGCGGATATCAGTCGCCTGAAGCAAAATCCTCAGCTGGCTTTTGACTCACGTGGTTATTCTTACGCGGCTCAAACCTATTTTCTTGCCTTCAACCTGCGCAATAAATATCTGGCACAGCAGAAAGTTCGCCAGGCGTTTGCCCATGCTATCGATCGTCAGCGCCTGATTGATACCGTCTGGTACGGGCAGAGCAAACCGGAATACAGCGTTATTCCCTCTTCACTGACTCGTTATTTTACTAACGACATCCCTCATTACGACTACGACATTGCCAAAGGCAACCAGTTGCTGGACGAAGCCGGTTTCAAAAAAGGTGCCGACGGATCGCGCTTTACCCTGCGCCTGTACAGTGATCCAGCGTCCAGCCAGGCGCTTCTGGTTGGCGAATTCCTGCGGCAGTCGTTAAGTAAACTTGGCATCACCCTTAAGTATATCCCACTGGATAACGCGACTTTCACCCGTCGGATTTACACCGATTATGATTTTGATGTGGTTTTCCAGGGGTGGGGCATCATGCTCGATCCGCAAATGGGTCTGACACGCGTTTATGACTCCAGCGCTCAACAGGCGGGTGTGCCTTACGCCAATGCCTTTGCCTATAGCAACCCGCAGATGGATGACATCATTCACCGCTATCAGCGCGAAGTGGACCCACAAAAACGCATTGAAGAATTCCATGAGTTCCAGCGTCTGGCGATGACCGACCTGCCGTTGATTCCCATCATGCAAGCCCCCTTCTTCACCGCCTATAACCGCAAGCTGCATGGGATTGATTTCTCGCCAGCGGGGGCACATTCCGGCTTCCGCAACGCCTGGCTTGCGCCTTAA